The genome window GCGACGACCAGTCGGCGCGAGTGCAGGGTCCGGAAAGACAGGCCGAAACCAGGCTCGAGCCCGCCAGCCAACGCTCGAGATACGCTGCGCCACCCGGCTGTGGTTGCCGTACCACGCAGACCAGCCTATCCTGCGGCCGAACTCTAGTTAGCATGCACAGGTTGGGTCGGAGGAACAGCTCGGGATCTGGTGAACTTCAGGAGGCCTGCTGATGGGAAGTGCAACGATTCAAGGTCAGCTCTGGGGGGCGCGTGCTCAGGACTGGGCCACCTACGTGGAGCAGGTGTGCTTGCCGCTTTTCGGTGCGGCCCTTGATGCCGCCCGCGTGACCTCTGGCACGCGCCTGCTTGATGCCGGCTGCGGCGCAGGACTCCTCGCGCTGCTGGCTCACCTCCGCGGTGCGCAGGTGACCGCCCTCGACGCCTCGCCGGGGTTGCTGGCCATAGCTCGGCAACGTGTGCCCGCTGCCGATGTGCGGGAAGGTGATCTGGAGGACCTGCCCTTCGCCGACGCCAGCTTCGACGCGGTCACGGCGGTGAACAGCGTCTTCTATGCCGAAGACATGACTGCTGCCATGCGTGAGCTCGTCCGCGTCGTGCGGCCCGGCGGGCGGGTCGTCGTGACCGCTTGGGGACCGCCGCAACGGTGCGAGTTTCTGACTGCCGTGATGCCAGCGCTCGGGCCGTTGATGCCACCCCCGCCGCCGGGCGCACCACCTCCGCACCCGGGTGCCCTGTCCGAGCCTGGAGCGTTGGCGGCTCTCCTAGAGGGTGCTGGCTTGCACGTTGTTGAGGAAGGGGAGGTCGCCTGTCCCTTTGTATTTACCAGCACTGAAGCATCGTGGCGCGGGAATGCGAGCGCGGGCGTGAACCAGGCGGCCATCGCGCACAGTGGGGAAGAGGCAGTGCGGACTGTCTACGCAAACGCCGACCGAGCCCACATGCGCCCCGACGGGAGTATCCGCTACGAAAATGTCTTCCTTTGGGTGGCGGGCGAACGGCCGTAGCGACGGAAGAACGAGCCTTCGGTGATGCCGAAACTACGGTTTGAGGAAGTCACGCCGGATCGCTGGACGGACTTCGAAGCACTCTTCGAAAGCAGGGGCGGCCCGAAGAACTGCTGGTGCATGGTATGGCGGACATTGCCTAGCAAAGATCGCAGGAACAAAGGCGCGAAGAAGCAGGCGAT of Dehalococcoidia bacterium contains these proteins:
- a CDS encoding class I SAM-dependent methyltransferase, with the protein product MGSATIQGQLWGARAQDWATYVEQVCLPLFGAALDAARVTSGTRLLDAGCGAGLLALLAHLRGAQVTALDASPGLLAIARQRVPAADVREGDLEDLPFADASFDAVTAVNSVFYAEDMTAAMRELVRVVRPGGRVVVTAWGPPQRCEFLTAVMPALGPLMPPPPPGAPPPHPGALSEPGALAALLEGAGLHVVEEGEVACPFVFTSTEASWRGNASAGVNQAAIAHSGEEAVRTVYANADRAHMRPDGSIRYENVFLWVAGERP